A genome region from Salvelinus alpinus chromosome 26, SLU_Salpinus.1, whole genome shotgun sequence includes the following:
- the LOC139554992 gene encoding uncharacterized protein, translating to MFVTAFLKFEIPLTSLSETKLYDGSGTEVDGDVFEKVVKRTDLGVFKLTLNNDAKESSLMSPVSASSVMGGSDHESVDTIILSEDGSPSRKCQRSDDEAKNLIESILKKRPGGEVVIKEYSKTKSLTDCTRRKMINILVSAMTETHGTSPLHSVRETFAQGIVSLFPYLKDPYTANGYEHYYDPNSGEGYLSYRIKTIQRNLVSSEKRPTQLYSGGSTAESESSPSTLATLSEDQCREAISLMKHSSDEETEDEIDLLSTGR from the exons ATGTTTGTCACAGCTTTCCTGAAATTTGAGATCCCACTTACTAGTTTATCAGAGACAAAGCTGTATGATGGGTCTGGAACTGAAGTTGATGGGGATGTGTTTGAAAAGGTGGTGAAACGGACAGATcttggtgttttcaagctcacacTGAACAATGATGCTAAAG AATCTTCCCTGATGAGTCCTGTCTCTGCCAGTTCTGTGATGGGTGGTTCAGACCATGAGTCGGTTGATACAATCATTTTGAGCGAGGATGGAAGCCCCTCACGGAAGTGTCAAAGATCTGATGACGAAGCAAAAAAT ctAATAGAGAGCATACTGAAGAAAAGGCCTGGTGGAGAGGTTGTCATCAAGGAATACTCCAAAACTAAAAGCCTGACTGACTGCACCAGACGAAAGATGATCAACATTCTTGTTTCGGCGATGACAGAGACTCATGG GACATCACCACTGCACAGTGTGAGAGAAACGTTTGCACAAGGCATCGTCTCTTTGTTCCCATACCTTAAGGATCCCTACACTGCAAATGGATAT GAACATTATTACGACCCTAATAGTGGAGAAGGGTACCTCTCGTATAGAATCAAAACCATTCAGAGgaatttggtttcatcagagaaaCGACCCACTCAACTATACTCTGGAGGTTCAACTGCTGAGAGCGAGTCCAGTCCATCCACTTTGGCTACCCTGAGTGAAGACCAGTGCCGAGAGGCCATTTCTCTTATGAAGCATTCTTCTGATGAGGAAACAGAAGATGAGATTGACCTTTTGAGTACAGGAAGATGA
- the LOC139554993 gene encoding transcription factor Gibbin-like codes for MQTHKDIQMQTPAETCMDAHTHTSAHRQMDAHTHLDSAGPEQPRTDSSPETHTRSPQRQVLLPLNHSACTNQQAAFSPCSPAPPHSANRDMAPAISPAPNISSTPLDLSKPSRAIGPNPPGLSPIGPACPDLSTIGPGPVDPSPVPVEGERKYALRSSGRPRFPCQLRKSSRIRRCTEDGERRGGRESEREEEEREEEEEKERVSVHVKVERPTVEEYAASKPAASKPAASKPAASKPAASKPAASPVPVAPLPSTHPSSRPSSHSAPRPSPKPQHRTSTKPQPKSSTNAKPKSQPRPSMKASPKPLPRSATNPRPATNPSPRPLTNTVPRPSVKKEEPGELDPPTKRKRRFVGVRRIVVKVARIPVNLSRRQKSYKISSMETVEKGGAGGDGGLEGAEGGTAVVREPTALLRMKNNGKSVMVMFPPGELPVILKRRRGRPPKQVVPGTPDKTTGGNGEPKKPRRRRRAKLPSPQPSYVNDTNDVKTEYGDVLSKLAFLNRQPPATGRCSPPRCWTPSEPDSFHTPSDNPGISALLHRLTGFRRRGGRGGGVGGRGGGAGGGAGGAGGEGFKSSFSDFFETIGKKRKVTPALSEPGLLKKRGKGGGGRGGGAAVGEMVVGGEGGKPVKKRRSRKNGVLKGEAGGQLQQDWFNGGGVWGEEGGGMRERGPGGYQVCGSPGGGFLSCEGGRGSAYGSPGGSRGGGGGEEAQGLFAGYFRSLLDSDNSSDLLDISSPRPDPRKPPPTLGYDSSSPARGPGPRWSPAFPKRSPKGEPRENPTLHHPSSSSSSRPPYSYNLSQNSPTSSSFPKSTPPSLPPSCSPSSSHPSSSSYGHYTPGYSSSSPAGGSAAPQRPADCSFAAYGAAGLSKASTATPVGQGQMGYSSFSKRGYGGYLGQVGPSSPGRGGYMAMAKNSPFPSSSSPEGYRHYPSNQSNYRPGYGGYPGGYSDPGPSEPKDILDISNYTPQKAKRQPFLESLSESSSDSSHLGVTGSGGGVSGGGSGSGSGGGAYRQGGGRESLPIGGEGGQGQSSLSSLEKLMMDWHESASGPSYNWSQNVLFQGQGKPSRGRRKRNAAEPQTEKEGGGGPGAGPGTTPDSPTSPPSQTQPSTPTQGSGGKRSGMGGRQARGVRGGRGGGLYPSPGERPPGGKKGKAAGGGVGGGGSAAQGGLFQEGLDYYSGDSSSLSPLPNPTSHLGYPTEPCEYPSPCPYSAHPSTPSSEEHYTALFPGEASSSSLSPGMTSTSSSYPPKLSPAPQPYHPPLTPAPPPASFSPSCSPSPRLLPHCGTALSPPHRNLATVSKDHFPSQYDSPSYCSSPYWYGGASLSSSPHANTHTTTHTHANAHGNTHVHANVNPHASPNNHPNTHTTAHTNTHTHPNSNPHANMSPHTSQTSLSPHTHPNPNSNPHTHTNPHINTHPHINTHLHSNQNQHPHPHPQPHPNTYPHPHPNTTQHSHPNLSPHTHTHPNLSPHSHTHPLLYEERPPHSAMPTQPHKRDLPPHLNSGLRPAPLQLSPYPSPHHKPPLASSPHSEDMGYPPYPGMHPRYHPQPPLRGGGGVLCQLLDPPSDDSFSVTSL; via the exons ATGCAGACACACAAGGACATCCAAATGCAGACACCCGCAGAGACGTGCAtggacgctcacacacacacaagtgctcACAGACAAATGGATGCTCACACACACTTGGACTCTGCCGGTCCAGAGCAGCCCAGAACTGATTCATCACCAGAGACACACACCAGATCACCTCAGCGACAGGTCCTCCTGCCTCTCAATCATTCAGCCTGCACCAATCAGCAAGCTGCTTTCTCTCCCTGCAGCCCCGCTCCTCCACACTCTGCAAACAGAGACATGGCCCCAGCCATTAGCCCTGCCCCTAATATTAGTTCAACACCTCTAGATCTCTCTAAACCCTCAAGAGCTATTGGTCCAAATCCTCCAGGCCTTTCTCCTATCGGTCCAGCTTGTCCAGACCTTTCTACTATTGGTCCAGGCCCTGTAGACCCCTCCCCTGTACCTGTCGAAGGTGAGAGAAAGTATGCGCTTCGTAGCTCCGGTCGACCTCGCTTCCCCTGCCAGCTACGCAAGTCTTCCCGCATCCGCCGATGCACTGAGGatggagaaaggaggggagggagggagagcgagagggaggaggaggagagggaggaggaagaggagaaagagagggtgagtgTACATGTGAAGGTAGAGCGCCCCACAGTGGAGGAGTATGCAGCCTCCAAGCCTGCAGCCTCCAAGCCTGCAGCCTCCAAGCCTGCAGCCTCCAAGCCTGCAGCCTCCAAGCCTGCAGCCTCACCCGTACCAGTAGCACCACTCCCCTCAACACACCCCTCATCACGCCCCTCCTCTCACTCCGCCCCCCGGCCATCGCCCAAACCCCAACATAGAACTTCAACCAAACCCCAACCCAAATCTTCAACCAATGCCAAACCAAAATCCCAACCTAGACCATCGATGAAAGCCTCGCCCAAACCTTTGCCCAGATCAGCAACCAATCCCAGACCAGCAACCAATCCCTCGCCTCGTCCATTGACCAATACAGTGCCCCGGCCGTCAGTGAAGAAGGAGGAGCCTGGTGAACTAGATCCCCCCACCAAACGGAAACGCCGGTTTGTTGGT GTGAGGCGTATCGTGGTGAAGGTAGCTCGTATCCCAGTTAACCTCAGCCGACGCCAGAAGAGCTACAAGATTTCCTCCATGGAGACAGTTGAGAAGGGCGGGGCAGGTGGCGATGGCGGGTTGGAGGGAGCCGAGGGGGGGACAGCGGTAGTCCGAGAGCCGACTGCGCTCCTCCGTATGAAGAACAACGGGAAGAGCGTGATGGTCATGTTCCCGCCTGGAGAACTTCCGGTGATCCTGAAACGTCGCCGTGGCCGACCTCCCAAACAGGTTGTACCTGGAACGCCGGATAAAACCACCGGTGGGAATGGCGAGCCCAAGAAACCTCGTCGGCGCCGGCGGGCCAAGCTCCCGTCTCCGCAACCGTCGTACGTGAACGACACCAACGACGTGAAGACGGAGTACGGAGACGTTCTGTCCAAACTGGCATTCCTCAACCGCCAACCGCCGGCCACCGGCCGCTGCTCCCCACCACGCTGCTGGACACCCAGCGAACCGGACAGCTTTCACACGCCGTCCGACAACCCTGGGATCTCCGCCCTGCTACACCGACTCACAGGGTTCAGACGCAGGGGAGGCAGGGGGGGAGGTGTTGGAGGCaggggaggaggagcagggggaggagcaggaggagccgGCGGAGAGGGCTTCAAGAGCTCCTTCAGTGACTTTTTTGAGACGATCGGAAAGAAAAGGAAAGTGACCCCCGCTCTGTCAGAACCAGGGTTACTCAAGAAACGAGGGAAGGGTGGGGGAGGCAGGGGAGGAGGGGCTGCAGTGGGGGAGATGGTGGTTGGGGGTGAGGGGGGGAAGCCGGTTAAGAAACGACGCTCACGCAAGAACGGGGTTctaaagggggaggcaggggggcaGCTGCAACAAGACTGGTTTAATGGGGGAGGTGTctggggggaggaagggggaggcatgagggagagagggccaGGAGGGTACCAGGTCTGTGGCTCCCCGGGGGGGGGCTTCCTGTCCtgtgagggggggagagggagtgcGTACGGCAGCCCTGGCGGCAGCAGAGgcggtggaggtggagaggaggcgCAGGGTTTGTTCGCCGGATATTTCCGCTCCCTGCTGGACTCTGACAACTCCTCAGACCTCCTGGACATCtcctcccctcgccccgaccccaGGAAACCTCCTCCCACCCTGGGCTATGACTCTTCCAGCCCTGCCCGCGGCCCAGGCCCTCGCTGGTCCCCAGCCTTCCCCAAACGCAGCCCCAAAGGAGAGCCAAGGGAGAACCCAACCCTACatcatccctcttcctcctcctcttccagacCTCCTTACAGTTATAACCTGTCCCAGaactcccccacctcctcctcgttcCCCAagtccacccctccctccctccctccgtcctgcTCCCCCagctcctcccatccctcctcctcctcctacggTCACTACACACCTGgctattcctcctcctctcctgcaggGGGCAGCGCAGCGCCACAAAGACCCGCAGACTGCAGCTTCGCAGCCTATGGGGCAGCCGGGCTGAGTAAGGCCTCCACGGCCACCCCCGTGGGCCAGGGTCAGATGGGATATTCCAGTTTTTCCAAGCGGGGCTATGGGGGCTACCTTGGGCAGGTTGGACCATCTTCTCCAGGAAGAGGGGGGTATATGGCCATGGCCAAAAACAGCCCCTTCCCCTCCTCATCTTCCCCAGAGGGATACAGACACTACCCCTCCAACCAGAGTAACTACAG gccaGGCTATGGTGGCTACCCAGGAGGCTACAGTGACCCAGGCCCCAGCGAGCCCAAAGACATCCTGGACATCTCCAACTACACCCCCCAGAAGGCCAAGCGACAACCCTTCCTCGAGAGTCTATCAGAGtcctcctctgactcctcccacCTAGGGGTCACCGGGTCAGGAGGTGGGGTCAGTGGCGGAGGCTCGGGGTCAGGCTCCGGAGGTGGGGCTTACAggcagggtggagggagggagtctcTTCCTATTGGTGGAGAGGGAGGTCAAGGACAGTCCAGCCTATCAAGTCTGGAGAAGCTGATGATGGACTGGCATGAGAGCGCCTCAGGCCCCTCCTACAACTGGAGCCAGAACGTTCTCTTCCAGGGGCAGGGGAAGCCCAGCCGGGGGCGCAGGAAACGGAATGCTGCCGAACCCCAAACGGAGAAGGAGGGTGGTGGCGGACCAGGAGCAGGACCAGGGACCACCCCAGACTCTCCCACCAGCCCCCCAAGCCAGACCCAGCCCTCCACCCCAACCCAGGGTTCTGGTGGAAAACGCAGTGGAATGGGGGGACGGCAGGCCAGGGGGGtaagaggaggcagaggagggggGCTGTACCCATCCCCTGGAGAGCGCCCCCCAGGGGGGAAGAAGGGCAAGGCTGCTGGGGGTGgggttggaggtggagggagtgctgctcagggGGGGTTGTTCCAGGAAGGCCTTGACTACTACAGTGGAGACAGCAGcagcctctcccccctccctaacCCCACCTCACATCTCGGCTACCCCACCGAGCCATGTGAGTACCCCTCCCCGTGCCCTTACTCCGcccacccctccaccccgtcCTCAGAGGAGCACTACACAGCCCTCTTCCCAGGTGaggcctcatcctcctctctctcccctggaatGACTTCCACATCCTCCTCCTATCCTCCCAAACTATCCCCCGCTCCCCAGCCCTACCAccctcctctcactcctgctcctccccccgcctccttctccccctcctgctCACCATCGCCACGGTTACTGCCACACTGTGGAACAGCGCTGAGCCCCCCCCATCGTAACCTGGCAACCGTTTCCAAGGACCACTTCCCCTCCCAGTATGATTCTCCCAGCTACTGTAGCTCCCCCTATTGGTACGGAGGGGCATCGCTCAGCAGCAGCCcccacgctaacacacacaccactacacacacacatgctaatgCACACGGCAACACACATGTACACGCTAATGTTAACCCTCACGCTAGCCCTAACAATCACCCTAACACTCACACTAccgcacacaccaacacacacacacaccctaacagCAACCCTCATGCAAACATGAGTCCACACACATCTCAGACAAGCTtgagcccacacacacaccctaaccccaactccaacccacacacacacaccaacccccaCATCAATACACATCCGCACATCAACACACACCTTCATTCAAACCAGAACcaacatcctcatcctcatccacAACCCCACCCGAACACTTACCCCCACCCCCATCCCAACACCACACAACACTCCCACCCTAACCTCtccccacacactcacacccacccTAACCTCTCCCCCCACTCCCACACTCACCCCCTGCTTTATGAGGAACGCCCCCCTCACAGCGCAATGCCCACACAACCTCACAAACGGGACCTGCCTCCCCACCTCAACTCAGGGCTGCGACCAGCCCCCCTGCAGCTCTCCccgtacccctccccccaccacaaGCCTCCCCTGGCATCCTCGCCGCATTCTGAGGACATGGGTTACCCCCCGTACCCTGGGATGCACCCCCGCTACCACCCACAGCCCCCGCttcgaggaggaggaggggtgctCTGTCAGCTACTAGACCCCCCCAGCGATGACAGCTTCAGTGTCACCAGCTTGTAG